TGGTCTTgcagctattttcaaaatatatatataagaatcccttttttagaagaaagattatatatatgtCCAATCTCTAGTAGTGGTGGAACCAACCAAGATGTATGTCGTCCGACCCGACCTCAGACTCTTTCTTCCCGACCTATTTGACTCTCTGGCCGTAGTTATTTAGGTGGTATTCCGAGATCGAATTCCTCCCAGGAACACACGAAACAAAGATATGAACTGGGTAAATAGAAATGGAAAAGAGATGTTTCTATTTCATCCAAATTAGTTGCTTTTTCTACATCCATATGATCTACTAAAGTAGATCGGTATTGACCATATAATAAAAGCAGATCTTGGTCCATGGAGTCCCAAGAAGGTAAGAACTCCAACCTGTCCGATGCTTCTTCGGCCAAATACGATATACAAGTGGGACCTGCACTATGAGCAAGCTGTGCGAAAAATCGCTTCTTTTTTGTCGATCGATCCGCTTTCCCTCATTCCACTCGTCCATCCCTCTTCACGAACTTGTACAATCGATGCCACAAAGATAGCCAACTCTATTATCAAAGAAATAAGGAAAGGGGCGACAATTTGGCACCAGATATTCGGAGGTGTGGAAAGAGCAGCTGTGAGAAGCAAAAAAACCATCAAAAAACGACGAGAGTTCGTGGAGGTTTCTACAGAAAGATCCCTTGGTTCTGGCAAACGAATCACAATTACAGGTACCTGGGAGCATACCGATGGAATGAACGAAATACGAACAGTTAACATAATATGGTCATAGATCTTGGCTTCTAACTTGATCATGAGCGAATTTGTTAATGTTGCACCCATGAAAGATGGAAAGTGCCAAACATTGGGAACTACCCGGGGAGGAGTTAGGAACAGGAACAAGGAGAAGCGAGAACCACTTAAATAGAGGAATTGATTGTATTTCGTCCTTTGTTCCTCATAGCAACTGGGGATCAAAAAGCaccaaatttgatgacttattaaGGGAAAGACGAAGTAAGAGCATGCTATTGGAGACATTGCAACATATGTCGGGAAGGCCTCCATTGATTGTGTACGAACAAAATACGAATCCAAAGGCAGGGTAAGAAAGGGTTTAGCTAATGGAAATATTAACTCTTCCGGGAACCAGTAACGCGTAAAACATGTCAAACCAATACCAATCAATATCCGAACGGAATGGATTCGAACTTCTCCTAGAATAGTTTCCGGTGCGAAATGAAATTCATAGGATATATATGAGTAAttcaaaggaaaaatcaaaatatttgataGGATTGATTATGTATCAGAACTAAATCACTACGAATCAACACTAAATCACTACGAA
This genomic stretch from Capsicum annuum cultivar UCD-10X-F1 unplaced genomic scaffold, UCD10Xv1.1 ctg54848, whole genome shotgun sequence harbors:
- the LOC124893164 gene encoding LOW QUALITY PROTEIN: uncharacterized tatC-like protein ymf16 (The sequence of the model RefSeq protein was modified relative to this genomic sequence to represent the inferred CDS: inserted 2 bases in 1 codon), with amino-acid sequence YFDFSFELLXYISYEFHFAPETILGEVRIHSVRILIGIGLTCFTRYWFPEELIFPLAKPFLTLPLDSYFVRTQSMEAFPTYVAMSPIACSYFVFPLISHQIWCFLIPSCYEEQRTKYNQFLYLSGSRFSLFLFLTPPRVVPNVWHFPSFMGATLTNSLMIKLEAKIYDHIMLTVRISFIPSVCSQVPVIVIRLPEPRDLSVETSTNSRRFLMVFLLLTAALSTPPNIWCQIVAPFLISLIIELAIFVASIVQVREEGWTSGMRESGSIDKKEAIFRTACS